One genomic window of Micromonospora sp. WMMD1128 includes the following:
- a CDS encoding N-acetylglutaminylglutamine amidotransferase, with translation MCGLAGEFRRDGSRADVSAVERMAATMSDRGPDDSGVWSQGPTALGHRRLKIIDLSAASGQPIVDAGSGLTGVFNGCIYNYRELRAELQAKGHRFFSAGDSEVVVKAYAEWGLDFVDHLIGMFAVAISERDTGRLVLARDRLGIKPLYLAESPGVVRFASTLPALLAGGGVDTTIDRVALAHYLSFHSIVPPPRTILRGVTKLPPATVKVYEADGTSRERVYWDPSFGRADERAGWSERDWQDALLDSLTTAVRRRMVADVPVGVLLSGGLDSSLVVALLAGEGQGRSGLATFSIGFDAVGGREGDEFVYSDLVAKTFGTDHHQIRVPTGDLLPPLEAAVSAMSEPMVSHDCVAFWLLSQEVARHVKVVQSGQGADEILGGYHWYPPLAGVDREAALDTYAKAFFDRDAAGLARVLNPAWLADGDPAREFVAAHLGRAGAQTAVDAGLRIDTQVMLTDDPVKRVDNMTMAHGLEARVPFLDHEFVELAASCPPELKLAQGGKGVLKEIGRRVLPHEVIDRPKGYFPVPGLTHLEGKLLDRVRDALSAPEARRRDLFRADYVDALLADPNAELTPLNGNKLWQLGLLEMWLQSHGID, from the coding sequence ATGTGCGGACTTGCGGGAGAGTTCCGCCGTGACGGTTCACGTGCCGACGTTTCGGCCGTGGAGCGGATGGCGGCCACGATGAGTGACCGAGGGCCCGACGACAGCGGCGTCTGGTCGCAGGGCCCGACCGCGCTGGGACACCGGCGCCTCAAGATCATCGACTTGTCGGCGGCGAGCGGCCAACCGATCGTGGATGCGGGCTCGGGCCTCACCGGGGTCTTCAACGGCTGCATCTACAACTACCGCGAGCTGCGCGCGGAGCTTCAGGCGAAGGGCCACCGCTTCTTCTCCGCCGGCGACAGCGAGGTCGTGGTCAAGGCGTACGCCGAGTGGGGCCTCGACTTCGTCGACCACCTGATCGGCATGTTCGCGGTGGCGATCAGCGAGCGCGACACCGGCCGTCTGGTGCTGGCCCGGGACCGGCTCGGCATCAAGCCGCTCTACCTGGCCGAGAGCCCCGGTGTGGTGCGCTTCGCCTCCACCCTGCCGGCGCTGCTGGCCGGCGGCGGCGTCGACACCACCATCGACCGGGTGGCGCTCGCCCACTACCTCAGCTTCCACAGCATCGTGCCGCCGCCGCGCACCATCCTGCGCGGCGTCACCAAGCTGCCGCCCGCCACCGTCAAGGTGTACGAGGCGGACGGCACCAGCCGGGAGCGGGTCTACTGGGACCCGTCGTTCGGCCGGGCCGACGAGCGGGCCGGCTGGTCCGAGCGGGACTGGCAGGACGCGCTGCTCGACTCGCTGACCACCGCCGTGCGCCGCCGGATGGTGGCCGACGTGCCGGTGGGCGTGCTGCTCTCCGGCGGCCTCGACTCCAGCCTGGTGGTCGCGTTGCTCGCCGGCGAGGGGCAGGGCCGCTCCGGCCTGGCGACGTTCTCCATCGGCTTCGACGCGGTGGGCGGCCGGGAGGGCGACGAGTTCGTCTACTCCGACCTGGTGGCGAAGACGTTCGGCACCGACCACCACCAGATCCGGGTGCCCACCGGCGACCTGCTGCCGCCGCTGGAGGCCGCCGTCTCGGCCATGAGCGAGCCCATGGTCAGCCACGACTGCGTGGCGTTCTGGCTGCTCAGCCAGGAGGTCGCCCGGCACGTGAAGGTGGTCCAGTCGGGCCAGGGCGCGGACGAGATCCTGGGCGGCTACCACTGGTACCCGCCGCTGGCCGGGGTGGACCGGGAGGCGGCGCTCGACACGTACGCCAAGGCGTTCTTCGACCGCGACGCGGCCGGACTGGCCCGGGTGCTCAACCCGGCGTGGCTGGCCGACGGCGACCCGGCGCGTGAGTTCGTGGCCGCGCACCTGGGCCGGGCCGGCGCGCAGACCGCGGTCGACGCCGGCCTGCGGATCGACACCCAGGTCATGCTCACCGACGACCCGGTGAAGCGGGTCGACAACATGACCATGGCGCACGGGTTGGAGGCCCGGGTGCCGTTCCTCGACCACGAGTTCGTCGAGCTGGCCGCGAGCTGCCCGCCCGAGCTGAAGCTGGCCCAGGGCGGCAAGGGCGTGCTCAAGGAGATCGGCCGGCGGGTCCTGCCGCACGAGGTCATCGACCGGCCCAAGGGCTACTTCCCCGTACCCGGACTCACCCACCTGGAGGGCAAGCTGCTCGACCGGGTACGCGACGCGCTCAGCGCCCCGGAGGCGCGCCGTCGCGACCTGTTCCGCGCCGACTACGTCGACGCGCTGCTCGCCGACCCGAATGCCGAACTGACCCCGTTGAACGGAAACAAGCTGTGGCAACTGGGACTCCTGGAAATGTGGCTCCAGAGCCACGGAATCGACTGA
- a CDS encoding HIT family protein, which produces MSGCVFCGIVGGAVPSFTVTDEADGVAFLDTRPVFKGHVLVVPRTHLVALADLPADALPGYFRLVQRIAVAVETGLGSGGTFVAMNNKVSQSVPHLHTHVVPRTKGDGLRGFFWPRTRYADDDEATGYAQRISAALA; this is translated from the coding sequence ATGAGCGGGTGTGTGTTCTGCGGGATCGTGGGCGGTGCGGTGCCGAGCTTCACGGTGACGGACGAGGCGGACGGGGTGGCGTTTCTCGACACCCGGCCGGTGTTCAAAGGGCACGTCCTTGTGGTGCCGCGTACCCACCTGGTGGCGCTGGCCGACCTGCCGGCCGACGCGCTGCCCGGCTACTTCCGGCTGGTGCAGCGGATCGCGGTGGCGGTGGAGACCGGTCTCGGCTCCGGTGGAACGTTCGTGGCGATGAACAACAAGGTGTCTCAATCCGTCCCGCACCTGCACACCCACGTGGTGCCCCGGACAAAGGGTGACGGGCTGCGCGGCTTCTTCTGGCCCCGCACCCGCTACGCCGACGACGACGAGGCCACCGGCTACGCGCAACGGATCTCGGCCGCGCTGGCCTGA
- a CDS encoding nucleotidyl transferase AbiEii/AbiGii toxin family protein yields MDELHRRLLKIGFDAGDDLGLVLAGGYAIWAHDLVNRPSQDIDFATAAAMPLPAVTDRLAAAYVAAGFSARIIESTPRMARLLISNDVSSCEVDVLKEALAPPARMTVGPVLAFEDAVGLKVRALHDRAAHRDYIDVHAANGRLAWSELERLGARHTAGFSLDELADRLGGVIERDIRTFHSYGLTEPQVDELRTWALRWEADIRRRLANGETGPPGIPDDDWDTYLDRP; encoded by the coding sequence ATGGACGAGTTGCATCGTCGTCTGTTGAAGATTGGTTTTGACGCCGGCGACGACCTGGGCTTGGTGCTCGCGGGTGGTTACGCCATATGGGCTCACGATCTGGTCAACCGGCCCTCCCAGGACATCGACTTCGCCACGGCCGCCGCGATGCCGCTCCCTGCCGTGACGGACCGCCTCGCCGCCGCCTATGTCGCAGCCGGGTTCTCCGCTCGGATCATCGAGTCGACGCCTCGGATGGCTCGCCTGCTGATCTCGAACGATGTGTCGTCGTGCGAGGTCGACGTGCTCAAGGAGGCGCTCGCGCCACCGGCCCGAATGACTGTGGGCCCGGTGTTGGCCTTCGAGGACGCTGTCGGGCTCAAGGTTCGCGCGCTGCACGACCGCGCCGCCCACCGGGACTACATCGACGTCCACGCCGCGAACGGGCGACTCGCGTGGTCCGAGCTGGAGCGCCTCGGCGCCCGTCACACCGCGGGCTTCTCGCTGGACGAGTTGGCCGATCGGTTGGGTGGCGTGATCGAGCGGGACATCCGAACCTTCCATTCATACGGCCTCACCGAGCCACAGGTCGACGAGCTGCGCACGTGGGCGCTGCGCTGGGAGGCGGACATCCGGAGGCGCCTCGCCAACGGCGAGACCGGCCCGCCCGGCATCCCCGACGACGACTGGGACACCTACCTGGACCGACCCTGA
- a CDS encoding osmoprotectant NAGGN system M42 family peptidase, protein MTARKPEPLKLDLEYLRQVLVELLEIPSPSGRTDHIQQYVGERLSALGISSTLTRRGALSACLPGPRSTGADRAVVVHTDTIGGMVKRLKENGRLEINPIGTHSARFAEGAHVRVFTDDLDRVVTGQILPLKASGHRYNEAVDLQGVGWELVEVRVDEPVTDEAGLRALGIDTGDFVALLPNPSITPSGYVKSRHLDDKAGVAAVLTAFKAMVDAGVTPAVSAHLLVTVTEEIGHGASHGLDPDVAEIVSVDAAVVAPGQQSRENAATLAMGDGVGPFDYHLTRNLASIAKEHGVDLVRDVFDYYRSDAASAVEAGAHARVALLGFGVDATHGHERTHLDGLHHLTQLLCLYLQSPLVFPEWDAEPEGDLADFPSLAVQPAHIDGPREGPIGVE, encoded by the coding sequence ATGACCGCACGGAAACCCGAACCGCTCAAGCTCGACCTCGAATACCTGCGCCAGGTGCTGGTGGAACTGCTGGAGATCCCCAGCCCGTCCGGGCGTACCGACCACATCCAGCAGTACGTGGGCGAACGGCTCTCCGCGCTCGGGATCAGCTCCACGCTGACCCGGCGCGGGGCGCTGAGCGCCTGCCTGCCCGGGCCCCGGTCGACCGGGGCGGACCGGGCCGTCGTGGTGCACACCGACACCATCGGCGGCATGGTCAAGCGGCTCAAGGAGAACGGCCGGCTGGAGATCAACCCGATCGGCACGCACAGTGCCCGCTTCGCCGAGGGCGCGCACGTGCGGGTCTTCACCGACGACCTGGACCGGGTGGTCACCGGCCAGATTCTTCCGCTGAAGGCGAGCGGGCACCGCTACAACGAGGCGGTCGATCTCCAGGGCGTCGGCTGGGAGCTGGTGGAGGTCCGGGTGGACGAACCGGTGACCGACGAGGCCGGCCTGCGGGCGCTCGGCATCGACACCGGAGACTTCGTCGCGCTGCTGCCCAACCCATCCATCACCCCCAGCGGGTACGTCAAGTCCCGGCACCTGGACGACAAGGCCGGCGTGGCCGCGGTGCTCACCGCGTTCAAGGCGATGGTCGACGCCGGTGTCACCCCGGCGGTCAGCGCGCACCTGCTGGTCACCGTCACCGAGGAGATCGGCCACGGCGCCAGCCACGGGCTGGACCCGGACGTGGCGGAGATCGTCTCGGTGGACGCGGCGGTGGTCGCGCCCGGCCAGCAGTCCCGGGAGAACGCCGCCACCCTGGCCATGGGCGACGGGGTGGGGCCGTTCGACTACCACCTGACCCGCAACCTGGCCTCGATCGCCAAGGAGCACGGCGTCGACCTGGTCCGGGACGTGTTCGACTACTACCGCTCGGACGCGGCGTCGGCGGTCGAGGCCGGGGCGCACGCCCGGGTGGCGTTGCTCGGCTTCGGCGTGGACGCCACCCACGGCCACGAGCGCACCCACCTGGACGGCCTGCACCACCTCACCCAACTGCTCTGCCTCTATCTGCAGAGCCCGCTGGTGTTCCCGGAGTGGGACGCCGAGCCGGAGGGCGACCTGGCCGACTTCCCGTCGCTGGCGGTGCAGCCCGCCCACATCGACGGCCCGCGCGAGGGCCCGATCGGCGTGGAGTAG
- the msrA gene encoding peptide-methionine (S)-S-oxide reductase MsrA yields MFLRRMKAEMIAPDQALPGRPLAMPVADRHEVLPSSLKGPFPEGAQVAVFGMGCFWGAERLFWTLPGVITTSAGYAGGFTTNPTYEEVCSGMTGHAEVVQVVYDPSKIAYEDLLKVFWENHDPTQGMRQGNDVGTQYRSAIYTTTDEQRATAQASRDAFAPIVARAGKGEITTEIAPLGDYYFAEDYHQQYLAPTKNPGGYCNHGPNGLSCPVGVARTGS; encoded by the coding sequence GTGTTCCTCCGCCGCATGAAGGCCGAGATGATCGCTCCTGACCAGGCCCTGCCGGGCCGCCCGCTCGCCATGCCGGTCGCCGACCGGCACGAGGTGCTGCCATCGTCGCTGAAGGGCCCCTTCCCCGAGGGCGCGCAGGTCGCCGTCTTCGGCATGGGCTGCTTCTGGGGCGCCGAGCGCCTGTTCTGGACCCTCCCCGGCGTGATCACCACGTCGGCCGGTTACGCGGGCGGTTTCACCACCAACCCGACGTACGAGGAGGTCTGCTCGGGCATGACCGGGCACGCCGAGGTGGTCCAAGTGGTCTACGACCCGTCGAAGATCGCCTACGAGGACCTGCTCAAGGTCTTCTGGGAGAACCACGACCCGACCCAGGGCATGCGCCAGGGCAACGACGTGGGCACGCAGTACCGCTCGGCGATCTACACCACGACGGACGAGCAGCGCGCCACTGCGCAGGCCTCGCGGGACGCGTTCGCGCCGATCGTGGCGCGCGCCGGCAAGGGTGAGATCACCACGGAGATCGCCCCGTTGGGCGACTACTACTTCGCCGAGGACTACCACCAGCAGTACCTGGCCCCGACGAAGAATCCGGGCGGTTATTGCAACCATGGGCCGAACGGGTTGAGCTGCCCGGTCGGCGTGGCCCGTACCGGAAGCTAG
- the ngg gene encoding N-acetylglutaminylglutamine synthetase, translated as MTDTLATGTARTDRERVLGRRRERTGPGGDPVAPGTPEPRRPSPESADASGVVLDCGWGRLVFGQTFTDQLHVADVLRSEANGARDICIYLRDPHVLVSRLPDELFIDPSLTYRLPLGERRPAATEGEDIPGLAIRPLRDAADADAVNRIYARNGMVTAPVEVLVENAATDRFLHLVAEDATGEVVGTITGVDHVAVFADAENGASLWCLTVDFNTAPPGTGQALLTALADRLDARGRAYVDLSVLAENSGAIRLYERLGFHRTGTLCVKRKNPINERLFLPAMPEGYDELNPYAKIVADEAMRRGIRVEVTDPHWGELKLTSGGRTIHTRESLSELTSAVAMSRCDDKRVTRRILTEAGLSVPRGRTATGEPDDVAFLADVGPVVVKPARGEQGNGITVGVRTPEALTAAVELARRFCPDVLIEELRAGEDLRVVVIDHEVVAAAVRRPAQITGDGVHDVTELIERQSRRRAAATGGESRIPIDGMTREVVSEAGYRMHDVLPEGQVLAVRRTANLHTGGTIHDVTAELHPAIAEACVTASRALDIPVTGLDLLVPAPDAPEHVFIEANERPGLANHEPQPTAERFVDLLFPGTRAPQRLWSPAGAAGSGA; from the coding sequence GTGACCGACACCCTCGCCACCGGCACGGCACGCACCGACCGGGAACGGGTGCTGGGCCGGCGCCGGGAACGCACCGGCCCGGGCGGCGACCCGGTCGCCCCCGGTACGCCGGAGCCGCGCCGGCCGTCGCCCGAGTCCGCGGACGCCTCCGGCGTGGTGCTCGACTGCGGTTGGGGCCGGCTGGTCTTCGGTCAGACCTTCACCGACCAGCTCCACGTGGCCGACGTGCTGCGCTCCGAGGCCAACGGCGCCCGGGACATCTGCATCTACCTGCGCGACCCGCACGTGCTTGTCTCCCGGCTGCCGGACGAGCTGTTCATCGACCCGTCGCTCACCTACCGGCTGCCGCTCGGCGAGCGCCGGCCGGCGGCCACCGAGGGTGAGGACATCCCCGGGCTGGCGATCCGGCCGCTGCGCGACGCGGCCGACGCGGACGCGGTGAACCGGATCTACGCCCGCAACGGCATGGTCACCGCCCCGGTCGAGGTGCTCGTGGAGAACGCCGCCACCGACCGGTTCCTGCACCTGGTCGCCGAGGACGCGACAGGCGAGGTGGTCGGCACCATCACCGGCGTGGACCACGTGGCGGTCTTCGCCGACGCGGAGAACGGCGCCAGCCTCTGGTGCCTGACGGTGGACTTCAACACCGCGCCGCCCGGCACCGGCCAGGCGCTGCTCACCGCGCTCGCCGACCGGCTCGACGCGCGCGGCCGGGCGTACGTGGACCTGTCCGTGCTGGCCGAGAACTCCGGCGCGATCCGGCTCTACGAGCGGCTCGGCTTCCACCGCACCGGCACGCTCTGCGTCAAGCGGAAGAACCCGATCAACGAGCGGCTCTTCCTGCCCGCCATGCCGGAGGGGTACGACGAGCTGAACCCGTACGCGAAGATCGTCGCGGACGAGGCGATGCGGCGCGGCATCCGGGTGGAGGTGACCGACCCGCACTGGGGTGAGCTGAAGCTGACGAGCGGCGGCCGGACCATCCACACCCGCGAGTCGCTGTCCGAGCTGACCTCGGCGGTGGCGATGAGCCGCTGCGACGACAAGCGGGTCACCCGGCGCATCCTCACCGAGGCGGGGCTGTCCGTGCCGCGCGGGCGCACCGCCACCGGCGAGCCCGACGACGTGGCGTTCCTGGCCGACGTCGGCCCGGTGGTGGTCAAGCCGGCGCGGGGTGAGCAGGGCAACGGGATCACCGTCGGCGTGCGGACGCCGGAGGCGCTGACCGCGGCCGTCGAGCTGGCTCGGCGGTTCTGCCCGGACGTGTTGATCGAGGAGTTGCGCGCGGGCGAGGACCTGCGGGTGGTGGTGATCGACCACGAGGTGGTGGCCGCCGCGGTGCGCCGGCCGGCGCAGATCACCGGCGACGGGGTGCACGACGTCACCGAGCTGATCGAACGGCAGAGCCGCCGCCGGGCCGCCGCCACCGGCGGCGAGTCCCGGATCCCGATCGACGGCATGACCCGCGAGGTGGTGTCCGAGGCCGGCTACCGGATGCACGACGTGCTCCCCGAGGGGCAGGTGCTGGCGGTCCGGCGGACGGCGAACCTGCACACCGGCGGCACCATCCACGACGTGACCGCCGAGTTGCACCCGGCGATCGCGGAGGCGTGCGTGACGGCCAGCCGGGCGCTCGACATCCCGGTCACCGGGCTGGATCTGCTGGTGCCCGCCCCGGACGCGCCGGAACACGTCTTCATCGAGGCGAACGAACGGCCGGGTCTGGCCAACCATGAGCCGCAGCCGACCGCCGAACGGTTCGTCGACCTGCTCTTCCCGGGCACGCGGGCACCGCAGCGACTCTGGTCGCCGGCCGGTGCGGCAGGCTCTGGGGCATGA